One stretch of Desulforegula conservatrix Mb1Pa DNA includes these proteins:
- a CDS encoding Mu transposase C-terminal domain-containing protein, whose protein sequence is MNKNNHEKKSPAPFKRWGTTAGSKVRIRIIKRRVWKGVIRVDENDYADQRLREYEGCQVDVGFDPKKPEFVWIRLDDGRGLMASRVVKRNLDIKGGNYAA, encoded by the coding sequence ATGAATAAAAACAATCATGAAAAGAAATCCCCTGCCCCCTTTAAACGGTGGGGAACAACGGCGGGGTCAAAGGTTCGGATAAGGATCATCAAGCGCAGGGTCTGGAAAGGCGTGATCCGGGTGGATGAGAATGATTACGCGGATCAGAGGCTCAGGGAATACGAAGGCTGTCAGGTAGATGTGGGTTTTGATCCGAAGAAGCCGGAATTTGTGTGGATTCGTCTGGATGATGGTCGGGGTCTGATGGCTTCAAGGGTGGTGAAACGCAATCTTGATATTAAGGGAGGTAATTATGCCGCGTGA
- a CDS encoding helix-turn-helix domain-containing protein: MNEEQRLKLLGTKCREFGQGAVARMLGYSPTAVSQVLNNKYKGALDGFLTRVEEVFGQTMVDCPVLGEITLGKCAENRKLPFASTNPLRVRLFRECQICTIGSGQAHGGDSK; this comes from the coding sequence ATGAATGAAGAGCAACGGTTGAAGCTGCTTGGGACAAAATGCAGGGAGTTCGGCCAGGGAGCGGTGGCAAGGATGCTTGGGTACTCACCCACTGCGGTGAGTCAGGTTTTAAACAATAAATACAAAGGAGCTTTAGACGGATTTTTGACAAGGGTTGAAGAAGTATTTGGCCAGACAATGGTGGATTGTCCGGTTCTGGGAGAAATTACACTTGGAAAATGCGCTGAAAATAGGAAGCTCCCCTTCGCGAGCACGAACCCGTTAAGAGTTCGGCTCTTCCGTGAGTGCCAGATTTGTACAATAGGATCAGGACAGGCCCACGGCGGGGACTCCAAATAA